One region of Streptomyces sp. NBC_00442 genomic DNA includes:
- a CDS encoding MFS transporter, translated as MSALEPSDAALVDLPSGEAGGAGDGGAGGILGRERRALSFGIITVVLLIAFEATAVGTAMPVAARELGGVSLYAFAFSAYFTTSLFGMVVAGQWADRRGPLGALGVGISGFAAGLLLSGTALNMWTFIAGRAVQGLGGGLVIVALYVVMGRAYPARLQPTIMAAFAAGWVVPSVVGPLVAGTVTEQLGWRWVFIGIPVLVVFPLALALPATRRMASGPADPTAPAEPLDRRRIKLALGISVGAGLLQYAGQDLRWLSVLPFAAGVALLGPAVTGRRALLPHGTWRAERGLPAVVLLRGIAAGSFIAAESFVPLMLVTQRGLTPTMAGLSLAVGGATWALGSYVQARPRMEAHRERLMVTGMIQVALAIVAAPSVLVAAVPVWVVAVAWGVGCFGMGMVITSTSVLLLKLSAPHEAGANSAALQISDGLSNVLLLAAGGAGFAALGGGAVAGAAGVAGAHPGAFLVVFLPMGVVAVGGVWVALRVREVGPTPPLP; from the coding sequence ATGAGCGCCCTTGAACCGTCCGACGCCGCCCTCGTCGATCTCCCCTCCGGCGAGGCCGGTGGTGCCGGAGACGGCGGTGCGGGCGGGATCCTCGGGCGTGAGCGCCGCGCGCTGAGTTTCGGGATCATCACCGTCGTGCTGCTCATCGCGTTCGAGGCGACCGCCGTGGGTACGGCGATGCCCGTCGCGGCGCGGGAACTCGGCGGGGTGTCGCTGTACGCGTTCGCCTTCTCCGCGTACTTCACGACGAGCCTGTTCGGGATGGTCGTCGCGGGGCAGTGGGCCGACCGGCGCGGGCCGCTCGGGGCGCTCGGCGTAGGGATCAGCGGGTTCGCGGCGGGGCTGCTGCTGTCCGGGACCGCGCTGAACATGTGGACGTTCATCGCGGGACGTGCCGTGCAGGGGCTCGGCGGAGGTCTGGTCATCGTCGCGCTGTACGTCGTCATGGGGCGGGCCTACCCCGCCCGGCTCCAGCCGACGATCATGGCGGCGTTCGCGGCGGGCTGGGTCGTGCCCTCCGTGGTCGGGCCGCTCGTCGCGGGGACGGTCACCGAACAGCTGGGCTGGCGTTGGGTGTTCATCGGGATCCCGGTGCTCGTGGTGTTCCCGTTGGCGCTCGCGCTGCCCGCGACGCGGCGCATGGCGTCCGGCCCCGCCGATCCGACGGCGCCCGCCGAACCCCTCGACCGGCGCCGGATCAAGCTGGCGCTCGGGATCTCGGTCGGGGCGGGGCTGTTGCAGTACGCGGGGCAGGACCTGAGGTGGCTGTCCGTGCTGCCGTTCGCGGCCGGCGTGGCCCTGCTCGGACCCGCGGTCACCGGACGGCGCGCTCTGCTGCCGCACGGCACGTGGCGGGCGGAGCGGGGGCTGCCGGCGGTGGTGCTGCTGCGGGGGATCGCCGCGGGGTCGTTCATCGCGGCGGAGTCCTTCGTGCCGCTGATGCTCGTCACCCAGCGCGGACTGACCCCCACGATGGCCGGTCTCTCGCTCGCCGTCGGCGGGGCCACGTGGGCGCTGGGCTCCTACGTCCAGGCGCGGCCCCGGATGGAGGCGCACCGGGAGCGGCTGATGGTGACCGGGATGATCCAGGTCGCCCTCGCGATCGTGGCCGCGCCGAGCGTGCTCGTCGCGGCGGTGCCGGTGTGGGTGGTGGCCGTCGCGTGGGGCGTGGGGTGCTTCGGCATGGGCATGGTCATCACCTCGACGAGCGTGCTGCTCCTCAAGCTTTCGGCGCCGCACGAGGCGGGGGCGAACTCCGCGGCGCTCCAGATCTCGGACGGGCTGTCCAACGTGTTGCTGCTCGCGGCGGGTGGGGCGGGGTTTGCGGCGCTGGGGGGTGGGGCGGTGGCGGGGGCCGCGGGGGTTGCGGGGGCGCACCCGGGGGCGTTTTTGGTGGTGTTTCTGCCGATG